One segment of Brassica napus cultivar Da-Ae chromosome C3, Da-Ae, whole genome shotgun sequence DNA contains the following:
- the LOC106362757 gene encoding uncharacterized protein At4g02000-like — protein sequence MTQSQLLNHSEELKNGEGTHKRLKISVAHFDNSALIKTYSKTLIGRCMNPEEQEMKALFTNLPKIWELEERVTGIDLGFGKFQFDFKTEEDFEAVLKQQPFHFDYWMLSLARWQPKQSKSFPSEIMFWIQIIGVPLEFRTVPTFESIGGALERTVVVDLVHNRVQVAIDAFKEMCFETTVDFKGGEFYDGEEYDGEEVVVSFHYENLFGYCKLCASLCHKEELCPLEPKNSKMSPE from the coding sequence ATGACACAGAGTCAACTATTGAATCACAGTGAGGAACTGAAGAATGGTGAGGGCACTCATAAAAGACTGAAGATTTCAGTGGCGCATTTCGACAACTCTGCGCTAATCAAGACATATTCCAAAACCCTGATTGGAAGGTGTATGAATCCAGAGGAGCAGGAAATGAAGGCCCTGTTTACAAACCTTCCAAAGATATGGGAATTGGAGGAAAGGGTTACTGGCATTGACTTGGGATTTGGCAAGTTTCAGTTTGATTTCAAGACGGAGGAGGATTTTGAAGCGGTACTGAAGCAGCAACCTTTCCACTTTGACTATTGGATGCTATCCTTGGCGAGGTGGCAACCAAAGCAATCCAAATCTTTCCCATCAGAGATCATGTTCTGGATCCAAATCATTGGCGTACCGCTGGAGTTCAGGACGGTCCCTACTTTTGAGAGCATTGGTGGTGCTCTGGAAAGAACGGTGGTAGTGGATTTGGTTCATAATCGGGTCCAGGTGGCGATTGATGCTTTCAAAGAGATGTGCTTTGAAACTACTGTGGACTTTAAAGGCGGAGAGTTCTATGACGGGGAGGAATATGACGGGGAGGAAGTGGTGGTTTCATTTCATTATGAAAATCTTTTTGGCTATTGCAAGCTATGTGCTAGTCTCTGCCACAAAGAGGAGCTTTGCCCACTCGAGCCAAAGAACTCAAAGATGAGTCCAGAGTGA